TGACAGAGGACGAAGAGGACGACCAAATTTATTGTTTTTCTGCAATGATTATCTATCGATCTTAATAAGAAAAGCGGAAGCGCCTTGTTCAGCCCCGACAGGCAAATGTTCTTCGGCAAGAAAAGTCGCTCTTTGACTTTACTTGCCGAAGGCTATTTGACCCGAGCTGTAACAATCATCGCTTTATCAAGCCATGATTGTTACAAGATAATCAAGGTAGATTATTCAGGGGGAAAACTGGCTAGGCGCTGAAGCTGAACAATTCTCGAAGTCGATTTTATCCTTTTTATATAATTTAAAAAAGAACCCTTTAGTGAATTTTCGTTTCACTAATAGGATTCTTTTTCTTTTACCAGATAGGCTGAAAATTAGATTTTGCGAAGAGAGCGGCGTTGGTTCCTGCAAGCCTTCCCGTTACAAGGGCTGAAGTGATATTATATCCCCCTGTATATCCATGAATATCAAGGATTTCTCCGCAAAAATACATACCGCTCATTAGTTTTGAGCCCATGGTCTGTGGCTCGATTTCTTTCACAGAAACACCGCCACCCGTGACAAATGCTTTTTCAAGCGGCAGTGTACCATTCACCTTAATGTGAAATTGCTTACAGTTATTAGAAAAACTTCTGATTCTATCATTAGAAATAGTACCACCCTGCTCAGAAGGATCAATGCTATTTTGTTCTAATAAAAATAATAAATATCGTTCAGGAAGCATTCCTTTTAATGTATTTTTTATGCTTTTCTTCGGTTCACTTTTTACTAGCTTCACGATTTCTTGAAAAATTTCTTCTTCTTTTTTATCAGGTAAGGCATCCAGACTCATGGTAACCTCTTTTAAATTCCATTTCTTCATCGCTTTGACGACAAACTGACTGCAACGCAGTACTGCTGGACCGCTAATGCCAAAGTGCGTGAACAGCATGTCCATCCGATGGGAGATAATCGGTTTGCCTTTTGGATTTAAGACGCTCAAGTCAATGTCCCTTAACGATAAACCTTGTAGTGTTTTATTTTTGATAAAAGGTTCGCTTGACGTGACAGGGACTTCTGTAGGGAACAGCTCAGTAATCGTGTGACCTGCTTTTTCAGCCCAGGCGTACCCGTCCCCAGTGGAGCCTGTATGTGGCACCGATTTTCCACCAACAGCAATCACAATAGACTTGGCTGATATGTTTTGTCCATCCTTTAATAAGACTGACGATACTTGCCCGTCTTGGTAGATAAGATCTTTGACAGGGCTGTT
The window above is part of the Bacillus sp. SORGH_AS_0510 genome. Proteins encoded here:
- a CDS encoding NAD(P)/FAD-dependent oxidoreductase; amino-acid sequence: MVYDVIVIGGGPSGLMAAIAAGEKGAKVLLIDKGEKLGRKLAISGGGRCNVTNRLPVEEIIKHLPGNGKFLYSAFSIFSNEDIIAFFEKLGIELKEEDHGRMFPVSDKAQSVVDALLQQLDKLNVKVFKNSPVKDLIYQDGQVSSVLLKDGQNISAKSIVIAVGGKSVPHTGSTGDGYAWAEKAGHTITELFPTEVPVTSSEPFIKNKTLQGLSLRDIDLSVLNPKGKPIISHRMDMLFTHFGISGPAVLRCSQFVVKAMKKWNLKEVTMSLDALPDKKEEEIFQEIVKLVKSEPKKSIKNTLKGMLPERYLLFLLEQNSIDPSEQGGTISNDRIRSFSNNCKQFHIKVNGTLPLEKAFVTGGGVSVKEIEPQTMGSKLMSGMYFCGEILDIHGYTGGYNITSALVTGRLAGTNAALFAKSNFQPIW